One window from the genome of Deltaproteobacteria bacterium encodes:
- a CDS encoding flippase-like domain-containing protein, with translation MQQLAAVEPPDAPALPPARRTWVRSGAALAVGALILGLFIYESDLEAIQEYMGELGWVSPLVLLPYLVINTFDTLGWRCTLPPAVAVRVPFVSLYLTRMAGEALNSLTVAVGGEPVKAHLLRAFGVSDSDGLASVVIAKTALTVSQIALVLLGIAALFDRLERRALGAVWLAFLVVVAIGFVMLMVRVQRRGPVVTVWGWLRRLVPRAAFVARLESRAQAIDARLAEFYRIEGPAFWRATLFHLVGWLLGVVEVWGIMALIGKPIAWRDALIIEALAQPIRATSLLIPGALGTQEVGGAALCTFLGMTEGMAATLWLLRRGRELVFDGVGLLYWGRRAATPAR, from the coding sequence ATGCAGCAACTCGCGGCGGTCGAGCCTCCTGACGCGCCGGCGCTGCCGCCGGCTCGTCGGACGTGGGTCCGGAGCGGCGCGGCGCTCGCGGTCGGCGCCCTCATCCTGGGACTCTTCATCTACGAGTCCGACCTCGAGGCAATCCAGGAGTACATGGGTGAGCTCGGCTGGGTCTCGCCGCTCGTCCTCCTCCCGTACCTGGTCATCAACACGTTCGACACGCTCGGCTGGCGCTGCACCCTGCCGCCCGCCGTCGCGGTGCGCGTCCCGTTCGTCTCGCTCTACCTGACACGCATGGCGGGCGAGGCGCTGAACAGCCTCACCGTGGCGGTCGGGGGCGAGCCCGTGAAGGCCCATCTCCTGCGCGCCTTCGGCGTGTCGGATTCGGACGGGCTCGCCTCGGTGGTGATCGCGAAGACGGCGCTCACCGTCTCGCAGATCGCCCTCGTCCTGCTCGGCATCGCGGCGCTCTTCGACCGGCTCGAGCGCCGCGCGCTGGGCGCGGTCTGGCTCGCCTTCCTGGTCGTCGTGGCGATCGGCTTCGTCATGTTGATGGTACGCGTGCAGCGCCGGGGGCCGGTGGTCACGGTGTGGGGATGGCTCCGCCGCCTCGTCCCCCGCGCTGCCTTCGTGGCGCGCCTCGAGTCGCGCGCCCAGGCGATCGACGCGCGCCTGGCCGAGTTCTACCGCATCGAGGGGCCCGCCTTCTGGCGCGCGACCCTTTTCCACCTCGTCGGCTGGCTGCTCGGCGTGGTCGAGGTGTGGGGGATCATGGCGCTCATCGGGAAGCCGATCGCGTGGCGCGATGCGCTCATCATCGAGGCGTTGGCGCAGCCGATCCGCGCCACTTCGCTCCTGATCCCGGGCGCCCTCGGGACGCAGGAGGTGGGCGGCGCCGCGCTCTGCACCTTCCTCGGCATGACGGAGGGGATGGCCGCGACGCTCTGGCTGCTCCGGCGCGGCCGCGAGCTCGTCTTCGACGGCGTCGGCCTGCTGTACTGGGGGCGCCGGGCGGCCACGCCCGCCCGCTGA
- a CDS encoding aldo/keto reductase gives MTTRQLGRSGLAVSRLGLGLAAVGRPGYINLGRARDLPGERTPEALYARTAELLDAARAAGIRYVDVARSYGRAEEFLARWVRERAVPPGTLTIGSKWGYRYTAEWRVDAPVHEEKELSLARFTAQLAETRALLGPHLDLYQIHSATAESGCLEDASLLRALVEGRRAGAYRAVGLTLSGPTSARALELVRAARADGEPVFDVVQATFNCLDPSLAAPLAGAHDAGLGVIVKEALANGRLTAVNDRPEDAGLMSALGETAGRLACGIDQLALAFVLAEPFVDVVLSGAATTAQLASHLGARSLTLDPEMHAALAALAEPPARYWQTRGTLRWS, from the coding sequence GTGACCACGCGGCAGCTCGGGCGGAGCGGGCTTGCCGTCTCCCGGCTCGGCCTCGGCCTGGCGGCCGTCGGCCGCCCCGGCTACATCAACCTGGGACGCGCGCGCGACCTGCCGGGGGAGCGCACGCCCGAGGCGCTCTACGCACGCACGGCCGAGCTCCTCGACGCCGCGCGCGCGGCCGGCATCCGCTACGTCGACGTCGCCCGCAGCTATGGGCGCGCGGAAGAGTTCCTGGCGCGCTGGGTGCGTGAGCGCGCCGTGCCGCCGGGCACGCTCACCATCGGGAGCAAGTGGGGCTACCGCTACACCGCGGAGTGGCGCGTCGACGCCCCCGTGCACGAGGAGAAGGAGCTCTCGCTCGCCCGCTTCACGGCGCAGCTCGCGGAGACGCGCGCGCTCCTCGGGCCGCACCTCGACCTCTACCAGATCCACAGCGCGACGGCCGAATCGGGCTGCCTCGAGGACGCCTCCCTGCTGCGCGCCCTGGTGGAGGGCCGGCGCGCCGGCGCCTACCGCGCCGTCGGGCTCACGCTCTCCGGCCCCACCTCGGCGCGCGCCCTCGAGCTGGTGCGGGCGGCGCGCGCCGACGGCGAGCCCGTCTTCGACGTCGTGCAGGCGACCTTCAACTGCCTCGACCCCTCGCTCGCCGCCCCCCTCGCCGGGGCGCACGACGCCGGGCTCGGCGTCATCGTGAAGGAGGCGCTGGCCAACGGGCGCCTGACGGCGGTCAACGACCGCCCCGAGGACGCCGGCCTGATGAGCGCGCTCGGCGAGACGGCCGGCCGGCTCGCCTGCGGCATCGATCAGCTCGCGCTCGCCTTCGTGCTGGCCGAGCCCTTCGTCGACGTCGTGCTCTCGGGCGCGGCGACCACCGCCCAGCTCGCCTCGCACCTGGGCGCGCGGTCGCTGACCCTCGACCCCGAGATGCACGCCGCTCTGGCCGCGCTCGCCGAGCCACCAGCCCGCTACTGGCAGACGCGCGGCACGCTCCGCTGGAGCTGA